A portion of the Sulfurospirillum diekertiae genome contains these proteins:
- a CDS encoding COG3400 family protein has product MIIADGILAKQFLEKVMETEAGENSYTIVTYKEETIPKKRPENFKFFEFDPTSYEKLAIILNEQFFQIMIIMSNELDVKATYTNIRRVDSKVRIVIMDRWDLKIEDKRLLMLNSREILASRFTDHLPNTPIVAQNIGLGIGEIMEVSVPVGSSYAYRHLASIEQSKWKIAAIYRSNTLILPRPALMLLPNDLLLMIGDPKVLQSVFKSIKRELGQFPSPFGSSIYCIIDMLRMDDTEIDTLINDALLLHSKLNSNKLHVKIINPTYSKTLEKIKGYSNHHIHVMIDYFETSPRKVLREDTEKMDIGLIVVMNNFFQKNKRTLYKTKLPIFKMGKRGFGGLNQGVVLSNDAHEIEQESSVIFDVATQLSLELKLYSYNPDHENAKNSLIEHFDNLSKIFGREVDVVQSDKNPLVKLRNKNNILQFIPFSPKILEANFFSIFSTDMEKLHFKLANNYQLFIPINA; this is encoded by the coding sequence TTGATCATCGCTGATGGCATTCTAGCAAAACAATTTTTAGAAAAGGTTATGGAAACCGAAGCAGGCGAAAATAGTTACACCATTGTGACCTATAAAGAAGAGACTATACCTAAAAAACGCCCTGAAAATTTTAAATTTTTCGAATTTGATCCTACAAGTTACGAAAAGCTTGCGATCATTCTCAATGAGCAGTTTTTTCAAATCATGATTATTATGTCCAATGAACTGGATGTTAAAGCCACCTACACCAACATTAGACGCGTGGACAGTAAAGTGCGCATCGTCATCATGGACAGATGGGATTTAAAAATTGAAGATAAACGTCTTTTGATGCTCAACTCCCGTGAAATTCTCGCTTCTCGTTTCACCGATCATCTTCCAAACACGCCGATTGTCGCTCAAAATATCGGACTTGGCATTGGTGAAATTATGGAAGTTTCTGTGCCTGTGGGAAGCTCTTACGCCTACCGACATCTCGCTTCTATTGAGCAGAGTAAATGGAAAATTGCAGCCATCTACCGCTCAAATACACTTATTTTACCGCGTCCTGCATTGATGCTTCTTCCTAATGATCTTTTGCTGATGATTGGTGATCCTAAAGTGTTGCAAAGTGTCTTTAAAAGTATCAAACGAGAATTGGGACAATTCCCTTCACCCTTTGGAAGCAGTATTTACTGTATCATTGACATGCTAAGGATGGATGATACAGAGATTGATACACTCATCAACGATGCCTTGTTATTGCACTCCAAACTTAATAGCAACAAATTACATGTAAAGATCATCAATCCGACGTACTCCAAGACACTCGAAAAGATCAAAGGCTACAGTAATCACCATATACACGTTATGATTGACTATTTTGAGACCAGCCCGCGTAAAGTTTTGCGTGAAGATACAGAAAAAATGGACATCGGTTTGATTGTCGTAATGAACAACTTTTTCCAAAAAAACAAACGTACACTCTATAAAACAAAATTGCCGATTTTTAAGATGGGTAAACGTGGCTTTGGTGGTCTAAACCAAGGGGTAGTTCTAAGCAATGACGCCCATGAAATTGAGCAAGAATCTTCGGTGATTTTTGATGTGGCAACCCAACTCTCACTTGAACTCAAACTCTACAGCTATAACCCTGACCATGAAAATGCAAAAAATAGCTTGATTGAGCATTTTGACAACCTTTCAAAGATCTTTGGGCGTGAAGTGGATGTGGTGCAAAGTGATAAAAATCCATTGGTAAAGCTTCGTAATAAAAACAATATTTTGCAATTCATACCTTTTAGCCCTAAAATTTTGGAAGCTAATTTTTTCTCTATTTTCTCTACAGATATGGAAAAACTTCACTTTAAACTTGCCAATAATTATCAGCTATTTATCCCAATCAATGCATAA
- the mtaB gene encoding tRNA (N(6)-L-threonylcarbamoyladenosine(37)-C(2))-methylthiotransferase MtaB: protein MMENLTDFEVTEVEQEAQIIVVNSCTVTNGADTGVRSYINHVTKEGKKVILAGCGAISKGESLFSQNKVFGVMGHSEKGQINTLLKQEIPFYQIGDLTSLDETIVHEYTGKTKAFIKIQEGCNFRCSYCIIPYVRGNARSQDESKIIEQVQKLALNGYGEFVLTGTNIGSYGKDKGSSLGKLVQRLGAIRGVRRIRLGSIEPVQIDESFREILGEPWLERHLHVALQHTSERMLELMRRRNNVKRDLELFQELSERGFALGTDYITGHPGESEEIWHEAFTTLEQFPLTHLHAFTYSKRDGTPSSTMKPEVKGDVAKERLKSIEALVESKNITFRQKNSAIPLNVLVEEYKDDHYVGYDQFFNKVIIQSNRDILKEWVTIENYAIKQEANYAHF from the coding sequence ATGATGGAAAACCTTACTGATTTTGAAGTGACCGAAGTCGAGCAAGAAGCCCAGATCATTGTTGTCAACTCCTGCACGGTCACCAATGGTGCGGACACAGGCGTGCGAAGTTACATCAACCACGTCACCAAAGAGGGTAAAAAAGTCATTTTAGCAGGCTGTGGAGCGATCAGCAAAGGCGAGAGTCTTTTTAGCCAAAACAAAGTTTTTGGAGTCATGGGTCACTCAGAAAAAGGGCAGATCAATACGCTTCTCAAACAAGAGATACCGTTTTATCAAATCGGTGATCTCACCTCTTTAGATGAGACAATTGTTCACGAATACACGGGCAAAACCAAAGCGTTTATCAAAATTCAAGAAGGGTGCAATTTTAGGTGTTCCTACTGCATCATTCCTTACGTCAGAGGCAATGCGAGAAGCCAAGATGAAAGTAAAATCATTGAACAAGTGCAAAAACTAGCTCTCAATGGCTATGGTGAATTTGTACTGACAGGCACAAATATCGGCAGTTACGGCAAAGACAAAGGTAGTTCTCTGGGAAAACTCGTTCAACGTTTAGGCGCTATCAGGGGAGTTAGACGCATTCGTTTGGGGAGTATTGAACCTGTGCAGATCGATGAGAGTTTTAGAGAAATTCTAGGCGAACCGTGGTTGGAGCGACATTTACATGTAGCGCTTCAACACACCTCTGAGCGTATGCTAGAGCTTATGCGAAGACGCAACAATGTCAAACGCGACTTGGAACTTTTCCAAGAGCTCAGTGAGCGTGGCTTTGCGCTAGGAACGGATTACATCACAGGACATCCGGGCGAGAGTGAAGAGATTTGGCATGAAGCGTTCACGACTTTAGAACAATTTCCCCTCACACATCTACACGCTTTTACTTACTCAAAACGTGATGGCACGCCTTCAAGTACGATGAAACCCGAAGTCAAAGGTGATGTTGCCAAAGAGCGACTTAAGAGTATAGAAGCCCTTGTAGAGTCGAAAAACATTACTTTTAGGCAAAAAAATAGTGCAATACCTTTAAACGTCTTGGTCGAAGAGTATAAAGATGACCACTACGTCGGATACGACCAATTTTTCAATAAAGTCATCATTCAAAGTAATCGTGACATTCTAAAAGAGTGGGTGACTATCGAAAACTATGCCATCAAACAGGAGGCTAATTATGCGCATTTTTAA
- a CDS encoding AAA family ATPase: MRIFKSQKLMLAIMALSIFAVLLAFGYLRITPKIIDLPTYHALLESGGIKKAKVEDNEVWLYGLNDQFVIIKDGIDIGELLKKVPIEVQKSNPFFEDLVILGMLGSLLFALFFYARKKRAEDIKKEQETNQKAYASYDPFMSSIIRPVRAHVSFKDVAGIQDVKEELEEIVDFLKNPARYKRYGITLPKGVLLVGPPGVGKTMIAKAVAGEASVPFFYQSGATFVQIYVGMGAKRVKELFSQAKAHAPSIIFIDEIDAVGRARGGMRNDERESTLNQLLTEMDGFEDSSGVIVIAATNKIDIIDEALLRSGRFDRRIFISLPDKNDRLEIIKAYMRNKPTEINLEELANMSVGFSGAALATFVNEAAINALRRGSTILELADFVAVRQKVLMGKKKVLSFSDEEKKIQALYQAAKALCAYWFEIDFDKISIVNDRLKDMDREIESKTQMLSRIKVYLAGMVATKLAYNEKFTNATEDLSRATAIAKEMVEVYGMGEKLIPYESDVLLILENSQAELEHFLEGMNTILTKISDELYSVESISKVRLKAIIDEVL, translated from the coding sequence ATGCGCATTTTTAAATCCCAAAAACTGATGCTTGCCATCATGGCACTGAGCATATTTGCTGTGCTACTCGCATTTGGGTATTTACGTATAACGCCTAAAATTATTGATCTACCAACCTATCATGCACTTTTAGAAAGTGGTGGGATCAAAAAAGCCAAAGTCGAAGACAATGAAGTATGGCTATACGGTCTTAACGATCAATTTGTCATCATCAAAGATGGTATTGACATTGGAGAACTTCTTAAAAAAGTACCCATTGAAGTCCAAAAGTCCAATCCTTTTTTTGAAGACCTTGTTATTTTAGGTATGCTCGGAAGTCTTCTATTTGCACTGTTTTTTTATGCACGTAAAAAGAGGGCTGAAGATATTAAAAAAGAGCAAGAAACCAACCAAAAAGCCTATGCAAGCTACGATCCATTTATGAGTAGCATCATCAGACCTGTCAGGGCACACGTCAGCTTTAAAGATGTTGCGGGCATTCAAGATGTCAAGGAAGAGCTTGAAGAGATCGTAGATTTCCTCAAAAATCCCGCACGCTACAAACGTTATGGCATTACCCTTCCCAAAGGTGTGCTTTTAGTTGGTCCTCCGGGCGTGGGTAAAACGATGATCGCCAAAGCCGTTGCAGGCGAGGCGAGTGTGCCGTTCTTCTACCAAAGCGGTGCGACCTTTGTGCAGATTTACGTAGGAATGGGTGCGAAGAGGGTTAAAGAGCTTTTTTCCCAAGCGAAGGCTCATGCTCCCTCCATCATCTTTATCGACGAAATTGATGCCGTGGGGCGCGCGCGTGGTGGCATGCGAAACGACGAGCGCGAATCAACACTGAATCAACTTCTTACAGAAATGGACGGCTTTGAAGACAGCAGTGGCGTCATCGTCATTGCCGCGACCAATAAAATTGATATCATCGACGAGGCACTGCTTCGCTCAGGTCGATTTGATAGACGTATTTTTATCTCTCTTCCTGATAAAAACGATCGTTTAGAGATCATCAAAGCGTATATGCGCAACAAACCAACCGAAATCAATTTGGAAGAACTCGCCAATATGAGTGTCGGCTTTAGTGGCGCAGCACTGGCAACGTTTGTCAATGAAGCCGCCATTAACGCGCTTCGCCGAGGCTCTACCATCCTTGAACTTGCTGATTTTGTAGCCGTACGTCAAAAAGTGTTGATGGGTAAGAAGAAAGTGCTTAGCTTCTCCGATGAAGAGAAGAAAATCCAAGCGCTCTACCAAGCCGCAAAAGCACTGTGTGCATACTGGTTTGAAATCGATTTTGATAAAATTAGCATTGTCAATGACCGCCTTAAAGATATGGATAGAGAGATCGAGTCTAAAACACAAATGCTCTCTCGGATCAAAGTCTATCTTGCAGGCATGGTTGCAACGAAACTCGCGTACAATGAAAAATTTACCAACGCCACAGAAGATCTCAGTCGTGCAACTGCGATCGCCAAAGAGATGGTTGAAGTCTATGGCATGGGCGAAAAACTCATTCCCTATGAGAGCGACGTCTTACTCATTTTGGAAAATTCACAAGCAGAACTTGAGCACTTTTTAGAAGGTATGAACACCATTCTCACCAAAATTTCTGATGAGCTTTACAGTGTAGAGAGCATCTCAAAAGTGCGTTTAAAAGCCATTATCGATGAAGTTCTTTAG
- the bioV gene encoding pimelyl-ACP methyl ester esterase BioV — MKFFSGFCLANEQELFSSYLNQSDFTVAGFSYGAIKAFEYTLTCKERIDTLQLFSPAFFEDKDAKFKKLQTLSFSKNSELYTQNFMQNIVYPSTFDMQPFLKQGSLEELNELLHYTWNEERLCALKERGVNIEVYVGECDTIINALHVKDFFVPYASVYYLKRVGHILK, encoded by the coding sequence ATGAAGTTCTTTAGTGGATTTTGCCTTGCAAACGAGCAAGAACTCTTTTCTTCGTACCTAAACCAAAGCGATTTCACCGTCGCTGGGTTTAGTTACGGAGCGATTAAAGCTTTTGAATACACTCTTACATGTAAAGAGCGCATCGACACCCTCCAACTCTTCTCACCTGCCTTTTTTGAGGATAAAGATGCCAAATTCAAAAAGCTTCAAACCTTGTCTTTTTCCAAAAACAGTGAGCTTTATACACAAAATTTTATGCAAAATATTGTGTATCCTTCCACGTTTGATATGCAACCATTTTTGAAACAAGGAAGTTTGGAAGAGTTAAATGAGCTTTTACACTACACGTGGAATGAGGAGCGTTTATGCGCTTTGAAAGAACGAGGCGTGAACATCGAAGTCTATGTAGGCGAGTGTGACACCATCATCAATGCTTTACATGTAAAGGATTTTTTCGTACCTTATGCAAGTGTTTACTACCTCAAACGAGTAGGGCATATTTTAAAATGA
- a CDS encoding thioredoxin family protein codes for MMQPLDEAAVLKRLQKPSPRAFFLLFYTSQCTQCKIAHTRVERVMQKETFEVDFFTCNLDDAPKVSEHFGIRSVPVCMTYNKKGEQQRVEYALKSEAVYESMVLGVNTQKGDPKSRLLGF; via the coding sequence ATGATGCAACCTTTAGATGAAGCCGCCGTTTTAAAACGCTTACAAAAACCATCCCCTCGTGCTTTTTTCCTTTTGTTCTATACTAGCCAATGCACTCAATGCAAAATCGCCCACACAAGAGTAGAACGCGTCATGCAAAAGGAAACCTTTGAAGTGGACTTTTTTACATGTAATCTTGATGATGCCCCCAAAGTGAGTGAGCATTTTGGCATTCGCTCTGTACCCGTGTGTATGACTTACAATAAAAAAGGCGAGCAACAAAGGGTCGAATACGCCCTCAAATCCGAAGCCGTTTATGAGAGTATGGTACTGGGCGTGAATACGCAAAAAGGCGACCCGAAGTCACGGTTGTTGGGGTTTTA